In Nitrososphaerota archaeon, the sequence AATGTTTTTAAAATAGCAAGAGCATATTATGCATGGATTCCATCATATAATTCTTGTTGGGGTTTTGTTATTGGTTCAAATGCTTATGATCCATTAGAAATCGATAGTAAAGAATTAAGTATTTTAATAAAAAATAGAATAAATGGAAATCTTCGCTTTTATAATGAGAAAATGCATTATGTACTATTTTCCTTACCACCTGAGCTTAAAGATTTTCTTGAAAATGAAGAAAATATATCTACAGATAATAAACCGCCAATAATGCCTGCATAATTTTATTAAGAGCTATATTTTAAATATACTTTTTCTATAAAAGAATCTCTTACAGGTTTATAAACTTCATTGAAGAAATCTTGTTGATTAAGTAAAATATTTTTTGGAAATTTTTCAAGATATTTTATTGCTGCATTCCAGGCATCATTATATGGTATAATAGGATTTATTTTTAAAACTATTTGTTTATCATAATCGATTGGTTTTTGTTCTTCATCCCCTATTTTAAACCAACCATTTTTAGAAAGGTATGCCCCCTCATTCCCTATATAAACAAGAGTTTCTTCTTTTTGTTTTAATTGCGTTATTTCTTTTCCTATTTCAATCTTTTTCCTTGAAGGTGGTTTACTTATTCCACGATGCTTAGCCCATGCATAAAAAATCGCTCTATTTAAACCAAAAGATTTTGCCTTTTCTAAATCGTTCGTTAAAATAAAGTATCTTGCTGCTTGAAGCAATGCCATTACTTGAAATCTTCCAAGCTTAGCTTGAATCTTAATTTTTTTAGAATCTTCTTTTCTTTTTTCAGAGCTTCCTATAATGGTTTGAATTCTTCCTTCAGCAGTAGCTTTAACAAAATAATATCCACCTATCTTTTTTAAAGCTTTTTCGGCTAATTGATCTGCTTCTCCTTCTTCATATATTTTCCAATCTTGATTATGCTTTATATTATTTGGATTTGTCCAATCGAGATTAAAATTATATAATTCATTTGGTTTAAAACATATACAACAAATATCTAATTGTCTATGAAGAGAAAGTGGAACTGTAAAAACTCTTTTAATATCTATTTTATTTTCAAGTTTTAAAATAGATTTATCATCAATTTTTGAAGCTATTTCTAAAAATTTGTCTTTTACTTGACAACAAATATATTCAACTATTGAATATGCAATATCTAATGGATTATACTTTTTAAGTATTTCTTTTGAAAAACTTTTTTCATGCAAATGAATATGACATCCTCTTCCACTCCATTTCAAAAAAACAGATTTATCAATTCCTTCCTTCTCTAATGCATCTAAAATTATTTCTGCAATTTTTATTGTTGTTTTCCAATATTCTGGAGAACTATCTATATCCCAAATAGGTGAAGCATAAATAATATTTTCAGGATCTTCTAAATCTTCTTTAGATAATATTTTTGAATAAATATTTATTGAACCATAAAAAGTTCTTGGTTTTATGAAAAAGAAATTTTTAAAAATTTTATCAATATCTTCATCACTATTAATAGAAAGAGGCTTATTCTCTTTTTTCCAATATCTAATAAAAATTCTTTTATCTTCACTTGCCATACCTTCAATAGCAACCCATCTATTTTTACAATAATTAATTATTTCTTTTCTTACAATGGGATTGGAATAAAATTTTTTTATATCTTCATAATCCATTTTTCTTAACCACTTTCTATTAATAAATAAGGAATAAGCTAATATTTTATAATTTTTGTTTTCTGTTTTTTATCCTTTAAAATATTTAAATTAATTTTTCAATCATAGGATTTAATCTTGCATATGCTTTTCCATTTTTAATGAAAACTTGAAATATAGTTTTAATACTTATTCCAGCTTCTTTTTTAACAGCTTCACTTCCTCCATAATCTGGTTTTTCAATAGCACATACAACATCTACTATTTTTATCCTTAAATTAGTTAAAAGCTTAATTAATGCTATAAGAGTCCCTCCTGTTGAAACCATATCATCTATTAATAATACACTTTCTCCTTTTTTTATACCATATAAGTAGTATCTTCCAGATTCAAATCCAGAAGTATATTCAATCGATGGGATTTCCATATTAGATTCATGAAATGCTCTTTTTCTTACTATAGCTAAAGGTTTTCCTTTCCTATTAGCTACAAGGGTAGCTATGGGTATTCCTAAAGCTTCAATTGTAAGAACTTTATCAAAATCATTAGGAGTAATCTTATCTATTATTTCAGCTATCCATTCTAATATTTCAGGCTCAGGTGGAGGGATATGCTCAGTTATTGGATTAACTACATACATGTATTTTTTATCTTTATCTTTACCAGCCCAAGGCATTTTAACAATATATGCATTTTTATAATATTCTATAACTCTTTCTAAAAATTCTTTATTAATTTTCTCTTCAAAAAAATTTGCTTCAGAAATTTTATTATGAAAACAAGATTTTTTATTTTTATGGCAAGCATTTCCAATTTGTTCAACAATTAATAAAATAGCATCATTATCACAATCAGCAAATATTCTTTTTACTTTTTGAATGTTTCCTGATGTTTCTCCCTTCATCCATATCTTCTTTCTAGATCTACTCCAATAAAAAGCATATCCAGTTTCTAATGTTTTTCTAAGAGCAGTTTCATTCATGTATGCAAGCATTAATACTTTTCTAGTTTTAAAATCTTGAACTATTACTGGAATTAATCCATTATTCTTTTTAAAATCTAATTCATTTATTTTAATTTCATTCAAGACGAACTTTTACACCTCTTTTTAATAAAAACTCTTTAACATCTTTTATTCTATATATTCCATAATGAAAAATTGATGCTGCAAGAGCTGCATCAGCTTTAGCAATAGTAAAAGCTTCAAGAATATGCTCAATTTTTCCAGCTCCACCACTAGCTATTACTGGAATATTAACTCTTTTAGTTATTGCTTTAATAAGATCCAAATCATATCCCATCTTAGTCCCATCTCTATCAATCGATGTAACAAGCAATTCTCCTGCACCAAGCTTTGAAACTTTTTCAGCCCATTTAATTGCATCTATTCCTGTTGGTTTACGACCACCATAAATATAAACTTCAAACCAGCATTTTCCTTCATTAGTTTTAATAATTGTCTTCCTTTTATCAAGATCATATCTTCTTTTTGCATCTATCGCAATAACAATGCATTGTTTACCAAAAATTTTTGAAAGTTTTGAAATAATTTTTGGATTTTCAATAGCTGCAGTATTTATTGAAACTTTATCAGCTCCATTACATAAAACTGTTCTAGCATCTTCTATATTACGAATTCCACCTCCAACAGTAAATGGAATTGTTAATTCATATGCAACTTTTCGAACCATATTTTTTAAAATTTTTCTTTTCTCAACTGATGCTGTTATATCTAAAAAAACTATTTCATCAGCACTTTCATTACAATAATACTTTGCTAATTCTGCAGGATCTCCAGCATCCTTTAAATTTTTAAAATGTATGCCTTTTACAACTCTACCACGATATGTATCTAAACATGGAATTATCCTTTTAGTTAATGTCAAACCGCATCACTCTCTAATTTGCTTTATTATCTCATTAAGATTCAAAATTCCTTCATATAAAGCACTTCCAATCACAATAGCAGAAATACCAATATTTTTCAATGAGATTATATCATTCATTGTTGCTATTCCTCCTGCTGCAAAAATTTCAATTCCTCCAATATTACACATTTTCCTTAAAATATTAAAATCAGTTCCACTAATCAAACCATCTTTTAATATTGATGTGACTAAAAACAATTTAAATCCATCTTCTTTAAATTTTTTAATAGCTTCTTCTATACGCATTCCAGTAGAAGAACGCCATCCATTGATCATAACTATTCCATTTACGTGATCCAATGCTATAATCAAACTTTCTTCATTAAATTCTTTTAAAATTTCTTTAACAATTTTATTTGAAGAAAAAGCAAGCGATCCAATTATAACCCTTTTAGCACCAATATTTAAAAAATATTCTATATCTTTTATGCTTCTAATACCTCCACCAACTTGAATTGGAATATTAACAGATTTAATTATTTCATAAATATACCTCCTATTATTTCCAATATTAAAAGCTGCATTTAAATCAATAACATGAAGCGCATCTGCTCCTAATGATTCCCATTTTTTAGCAGCTTCTATGGGAGAGCCAAATTCTTCATAAAATTTTACTGTTTCAATTTTTCCTTGTTTAAGCTTAGCAACTTTCCCATTAAATATATCTATTGATGGAAAAACTTTCATTAAAATCACCTTTTAGCAATTTTTAATAAATTTTCTAAAATTTTCAAACCATTTATACTAGATTTCTCTGGATGGAATTGAGTACCATAAATATTTCTATAAGCTATGATAGATGGGAAAAATTTTCCATAAAGAGTTTTAGCAATAATCACATTATCATCTTCTGGGATTGGATGATATGAGTGTGCAAAATAGAAAAATGAATTGTTTTGAATATTTTGAATTATTTCATTTTTTTTAATTATTTTTATTGTATTCCAACCAATGTGTGGCAATTTTAATTTAGAAGATAATTTAACAACTTTTCCATTCAATATTTCTAAACCTTCTCCTAAACCTTCTTCACTTTTAGAAAATAAAAGATGCATTCCTAAACATATTCCAAATAATATTGATCCATTTTCTATAGCTTCTTTTAGGTTATTTTTAAAATTTTTTATTTTTCTTGAAGCTTCTGAAAAATTTCCTACACCTGGAAGAATTATTATATCAAAATTTTCAATTTTTCTAATTTTAGAAGATATTGATACATTAACATTATTAAATTTTTTAAAAGAAGTTTTTATACTAAATAAGTTTCCTACACCATAATCAATTATTAATAATCTAATCATTACATTACCCCTTTTGTACTTGGAATTTCTTTCTTCTTATAATCTATTTCGATTGCTTTTCTTATCGAAAGAGCTAATGCTTTAAAAGAAGCCTCAATTTTATGATGATTATTAACTCCATATTTAACACTTATGTGAATTGTAGCTGGTATAGAAAGAGCTAATGTTTCTAAAAAATGCTTTATATCTTCACAATTAACTCCTTCAACACTCTCATTAGATAAATTTAAATCAATTTTTGCATAAGGTCTTCTAACCAAATCTATGGCAGCTATAGCTAATGAGTCATCCATTGGAACAATGGCATAACCAAACCTTGTTAAATTATCTCTATCTTTTAAAGCTGAATCTATTGCTTTACCTAAGCATATTGCTATATCTTCTATTATATGATGTGACAAATCTCCTTTAGCTGAAATTCTTAAATCTATTAAACTATGAGTTGAAAAAGTTTTAAGTAAATGATTTAAAAATGTTATTGGAGTATCAATTTCAGATATCCCTTCTCCATCAATATTTAAACTTAATATTATTTTTGTTTCTCTTGTCTCTCTTGTAATTTCAGCTTTACGCAATTAAATCACCTTCTTTAAATTTATCAATTATTAATGGAATTTCTAAAATTGATGGAAGAATTAAATCAGCTTTTAAATTCAAAAAATCTAAAATTGTTTTCTTAGGTATAAGAGTATGCTTGTAAACACCTGCAAAAAGAAATTTATTTTCTTTTTTATTTGCTAATTTAACCATTATAGCATCTTCAACAGAATCGCCAATATATAATGCTAAACAAAATGGCTCTAATCTTTTTGCACATTCAAAAAGCATTAATGGATTTGGTTTACTTATTTTAATTTTTTTACGATTTGCTTTAATTCTATCTAAAAATATTAATGTTTTTTCATCAAATTTTTTAATTATTCCATTTAAAGAATACTTTGCAATAATGAAGGGTCTACCAGAAACTATTCCAAGTTTTACTTTATTTTTTAATAAAATCTCATTCAATAATTTATTTGAAACTATTAATTTTTCATTTTCTATTAATCCCTTTCTAAAATAGAAGCATGGCTTAATATTGTATACTTTATTGAAAAATTTATAGCCACAAAAAATTTCTTCAAATACTCTTGTAATAATGCTTTCTTTAACATTTCCAGGATAAGATAAAAACTTTTTTACACTTTTCAAAATATAATCATTTATTTTAAAATATTTTCTTAAAATTTTATCTATTTTAGCTATTCCTAAATAATCCATTTTTCCAGCAAATTCCTTTAATTCATTTTTAATTGATTTTTGAATTTTTATTGGTTGATATTCATATAATCTATTTTTAATAATGTTTAAATGTTCGCATATTGATGCTTCTTTAAAAAGCTTAGAATTTACTATTAAGGATATTTCTTTTAAAATTTCTTTTGGAAATTTCAATATTATGAATAAAGTAATTGCATATGCTATATCCCATTCATTATTATATCCACCACTCTTTTTAAATAAGTGGATTATTTCATTTGATAGTAAATTTTCAATATTTGAATTTGTTAAATTATTTATGATATATTTTACTGTTTCTATTGTAGCTTTATAATAAGATTGTTTAACATCTATAAGAACACCATCACAATCAAATATTATAGCATCTATGTTAGTTATCTTTTTTAAAATATTTTTCCTAATTAAGATTATATCATTGCCATTTTTAAATTTTAAATATTCTTCATAAAATTTCATCATTTAATCACTTCTTTAAGAGTTGATACGAATTTTTCATTCATTTCTCTTGTGCCAACAGTTACTCTTAAGCAGTTTGATAGCAAATTTTCATAACTTAAATTTCTAACAATAATCCCTTTTCTTAAAAGATATTCAAATATTTTATCAACATTATCATTAATTCTAATTAAAACAAAGTTTGTTTTTGAATCAAATGTTTTAATATTCTTAAATTCTTTAAGATTATTTATTAAAAATTCCCTTTCTATAATAGTTTCTTTAATGTATTTTTTAAATGTTTCAATACGTGATAGTGCTTTAAGAGCGATTGCTAAAGTGAATGAATTTAAATGAAATGGTGGAATGAATTTATTAATAATTTCTATAATGTATGGATTAGAAATAGCATATCCTAATCTAATAGAAGCTAATCCAAAAGCTTTTGAAAAAGTTCTTAAAATAATTAAATTTTCAAATTTATTAATCATTTTAATTAATGAATAATCTGCATATTCTACATATGCTTCATCTATAACAACAATTCCAGGAAATTCTTCTATAATCCTTAAAATTTCATCGATCTTAAATTGATTTCCAGTTGGATTATTTGGTGAACAAATAAAGCAAATTTTTGTTTCTTTTGAAAATTTTGATAAAAATAATGGAACATTAAGAGAGAAATCTTCTTTATTTAAAGGTACTTCTATTATTTCCCCACCCTTTCTAATAGTAAACCATTTATACATCGAGAAAGTTGGAGTAATTGATAAAACTTTACATTTATTATTAACAAATATTTGGATAAGCAAATTTATTAAATCATCACTTCCATTACCTAAAGCAATATATTCATTTTTTAATTGAAGATAATCACTAATAGAATTCTTTAATGAAATATAAAGCTCATTTTCTGGATAGATATTTAAATTTATATCATTAATTGCTTCTATAGCAATTTCTCTTAAAAATGATTTTGGGATAAAGAAATTTTCATTAGCATTCAATCTAATTATTTCAGATTTGGGTATATTGTATTTTTTCGATATTTCACTTAAAGAAGGAATAGGATATGTATCTAATTTTTCCAAATTTTTAAGAATATTTAAAACTTCTTCTGAAAATCTCATTTTAACCTCTCCTCTATTGCTAAATAATGATTTTTAAGTTTTTCACTTTCAGCTAAAATTTTTGCAATAGATTTAAATTTTTCAATACTCTTCTTTGAACATTCAACTATGCAAAATCTTTTAATATAATCCAAAACTGATAATCCAGAGTATGTTTTTCCAAATCCTCCTGTTGGTAATACATGGTTGGTTCCTACACAATAATCTGTTAAAGAAACAGAGGTATTCTCTCCTACTAATATTATTCCAGCATTTAATATACTCTCTATTACTTCTCCTGGTTCTTCTAAAATAATTTCCAAATGCTCTGGTGCAAAATTATTTATAAATAATAATGCTTCATCAATATTTCTACAAACAATTATATAACTTTTA encodes:
- the hisI gene encoding phosphoribosyl-AMP cyclohydrolase; the protein is MNEIKINELDFKKNNGLIPVIVQDFKTRKVLMLAYMNETALRKTLETGYAFYWSRSRKKIWMKGETSGNIQKVKRIFADCDNDAILLIVEQIGNACHKNKKSCFHNKISEANFFEEKINKEFLERVIEYYKNAYIVKMPWAGKDKDKKYMYVVNPITEHIPPPEPEILEWIAEIIDKITPNDFDKVLTIEALGIPIATLVANRKGKPLAIVRKRAFHESNMEIPSIEYTSGFESGRYYLYGIKKGESVLLIDDMVSTGGTLIALIKLLTNLRIKIVDVVCAIEKPDYGGSEAVKKEAGISIKTIFQVFIKNGKAYARLNPMIEKLI
- the hisF gene encoding imidazole glycerol phosphate synthase subunit HisF; its protein translation is MTLTKRIIPCLDTYRGRVVKGIHFKNLKDAGDPAELAKYYCNESADEIVFLDITASVEKRKILKNMVRKVAYELTIPFTVGGGIRNIEDARTVLCNGADKVSINTAAIENPKIISKLSKIFGKQCIVIAIDAKRRYDLDKRKTIIKTNEGKCWFEVYIYGGRKPTGIDAIKWAEKVSKLGAGELLVTSIDRDGTKMGYDLDLIKAITKRVNIPVIASGGAGKIEHILEAFTIAKADAALAASIFHYGIYRIKDVKEFLLKRGVKVRLE
- the hisA gene encoding 1-(5-phosphoribosyl)-5-[(5-phosphoribosylamino)methylideneamino]imidazole-4-carboxamide isomerase is translated as MKVFPSIDIFNGKVAKLKQGKIETVKFYEEFGSPIEAAKKWESLGADALHVIDLNAAFNIGNNRRYIYEIIKSVNIPIQVGGGIRSIKDIEYFLNIGAKRVIIGSLAFSSNKIVKEILKEFNEESLIIALDHVNGIVMINGWRSSTGMRIEEAIKKFKEDGFKLFLVTSILKDGLISGTDFNILRKMCNIGGIEIFAAGGIATMNDIISLKNIGISAIVIGSALYEGILNLNEIIKQIRE
- the hisH gene encoding imidazole glycerol phosphate synthase subunit HisH; translation: MIRLLIIDYGVGNLFSIKTSFKKFNNVNVSISSKIRKIENFDIIILPGVGNFSEASRKIKNFKNNLKEAIENGSILFGICLGMHLLFSKSEEGLGEGLEILNGKVVKLSSKLKLPHIGWNTIKIIKKNEIIQNIQNNSFFYFAHSYHPIPEDDNVIIAKTLYGKFFPSIIAYRNIYGTQFHPEKSSINGLKILENLLKIAKR
- the hisB gene encoding imidazoleglycerol-phosphate dehydratase HisB, which produces MRKAEITRETRETKIILSLNIDGEGISEIDTPITFLNHLLKTFSTHSLIDLRISAKGDLSHHIIEDIAICLGKAIDSALKDRDNLTRFGYAIVPMDDSLAIAAIDLVRRPYAKIDLNLSNESVEGVNCEDIKHFLETLALSIPATIHISVKYGVNNHHKIEASFKALALSIRKAIEIDYKKKEIPSTKGVM
- the hisC gene encoding histidinol-phosphate transaminase codes for the protein MRFSEEVLNILKNLEKLDTYPIPSLSEISKKYNIPKSEIIRLNANENFFIPKSFLREIAIEAINDINLNIYPENELYISLKNSISDYLQLKNEYIALGNGSDDLINLLIQIFVNNKCKVLSITPTFSMYKWFTIRKGGEIIEVPLNKEDFSLNVPLFLSKFSKETKICFICSPNNPTGNQFKIDEILRIIEEFPGIVVIDEAYVEYADYSLIKMINKFENLIILRTFSKAFGLASIRLGYAISNPYIIEIINKFIPPFHLNSFTLAIALKALSRIETFKKYIKETIIEREFLINNLKEFKNIKTFDSKTNFVLIRINDNVDKIFEYLLRKGIIVRNLSYENLLSNCLRVTVGTREMNEKFVSTLKEVIK